GATGCAATATCTTCGCGAATGCGGACACGTCGTTTCCGACAGAGTGTCAGACACCCGCTGGGTACACAAAATTGTCAGCAAACCCAAAATCACATAATCATATCGTATAATGACAAAACCCGCTTCATCGGCGGGTTTTGTTTTTTGTTGCTCTCACTTAATCCACAGTGATTAACCTCTCGCGTTGACCACATTTTCAACCTCCTTTTGATAGTATCTCTCCTCGCTTTATGTGATAATTATTACTCATAATATCAGATTGTTATACGGCATAGGTATTATTTACAGACAAGCTGTACAGGCGTAACGATCTCCTCTTGTTTACTACTGAAACACCTATTAGGAGGCTTTATGCTTAACAATCTTAAACTCGGTATCAAACTCAGTTTCGGATTTGGTCTCGTTCTACTCTTGACCGCCCTGGTTGCACTCATTGGGATCAACGGAATGCAGAATATTCAGGACCGTGTCGACAAAGCGGATGACGTAAACAGACTTGTTCGATTCATTCTCGAAAGCCGTATTCAGGAAAAGAACTTCATGCTCAGGCACCAGCCGGAAGCGGTCAAAAACCATGCTGAAATCCTTCAAAAGCTCGTGGCTCAAACGAGAATCACAAACGACAAATTCAATCAACAATTGAACAAGGACCAAATGGCAAACGTTGCCAAAGCCGTTAATGAGTATCAACAGGCGTTTGCAACATATATGCAACTTGAAGAGAACAATCAGGCTGCCATGAAAAGCATGAATGATGCAGCCCAGATCGCCCTTCATGAAACCGACGAGCTCCGCACCGAACAACAAAAGCAACTTGCCCAGCTTATGGCATCAGGTTCGGCCGAACTTGATATCATTGAAGATAAATTGTTGAAAGCCGATGATGCCAACACCATGATAAAATGGTTTTTGGACGCCCGTATGAGTGAAAAGGACTTCATAGCCACACACAGTGAAGCCCATTTGGAGAAAAACAATGAGAACCTGAAAAAGATACTGGAACTTGCTCAGAATCTCAAAACCCGTTTCAGAAATCCGACTAACCTTGGTCAGATAGACACGGTTGAAAAAGCATTGATAACCTACCGTGGTGAATTGGATAATCTCATAACGTATCAGAAAGAGCAGAATGTCGCAGAAGGGACCATGCTAACAACTGCTCGAAAAGCCGATGAAATATGCCGTGCTGCCCGCGCCGACCAAAAAACAAAAATGATCAAGGACATAGGCAGTGCGAATATAACAAGCAGCATCACTGCGGCAGCAGCCCTCATACTTGGGATTCTGGCAGCTTTTTTTCTCACCAAAGCCATTACAAAACCCATAGCAATGGGTGTTTCCTTCGCAAAAGACATGTCTACCGGTGATTTTACCAAGACATTGGATATCAATCAAAAAGACGAAGTTGGCATGTTGGCAAAAGCGTTGAATGATATGATCACTCAATTGCGCTCTGTTGTTGCAGAGGTTGAAATGGCCACCAGCAATGTGGCTGCCGGAAGTGAAGAATTGTCTGCGTCATCAGAATCTCTCTCCCAAGGAGCAACCGAGCAGGCTGCATCTATTGAGGAAGTCTCCTCTTCAATGGAACAGATGGCTTCCAACATCAGTCAGAATGCTGAAAATGCGACAGAAACAGAAGCTCTTGCAACTAAGGCCGCCTCTGATGCCAAAAGAACTGGTTCCGCCGTCAACCAAACCGTTGAAGCAATGAAAAGCATTGCCGAGAAAATCTCCATTATCGAAGAGATAGCCCGCCAGACCAACCTTCTTGCGCTCAACGCCGCCATCGAAGCTGCCCGGGCCGGTGAGCATGGAAAGGGCTTTGCCGTGGTTGCCGCAGAAGTTCGCAAGCTCGCGGAACGCTCCGGCTCGGCTGCTGCTGAGATCAGCGAACTGTCCTCATCCAGCGTCCAAATTGCTGATAAAGCCGGTGAGATGCTGCAATCCCTCGTCCCAGATATCGAAAAGACCGCATCGCTTGTTCAGGAAATCTCCGCATCAAGCAATGAACAAAATGCCGGGGCCATTCAGATCAATCAGGCTATCAGTCAACTTGATATGGTGATTCAGCAAAATGCCTCGGCTTCCGAAGAAATGGCGTCAACAAGTGAAGAACTATCCGCACAAGGACAAACCCTTCAAGCCACCATGTCCTTTTTCAAAGTAGCTGAGCCAACACAATATACATCTTCGCATAGCGCTAACAGAATTTCCAGACCAAGTGCTATTCTGCCCTTACCTTCCCGGAATATGGGTAAAACAATGCCGGAATCAAATGGTAGAGTCATGACCAGAGATTTCGACAAGGACTACGAACGGTTTTAGCCCGTTTTTAAAAAACGAATCCGAAAGGACACGGCCCGGAAATCATATGATTCCGGGCCGAATATTCATCCAAAACGTTCAAATTATGAAACAGATATTTGTCGTGCTGTTGTTTGCTCCGGTTGAACGGAAGGTACTCCCGAGGAATCCCCTGCGTCTCCGTCCACTATGTCTCCGCCAGAAAGCATTTCCTGCATCCCCAGGCGCAACTCTTCAGACAACTCAACAAGGTCGACCACTGCCGAATGCGCGTGCTCAACGCCTTCGGTGAACGACTTGGCAATTTCACGCACCTCTTCAGTCGCCTTGGATATTTGCTCGGACGCGACACTTTGCTCCTCGGATGCGGAAGCAATGCTTTCCACATTCAGAACATTTTGCTCAACCAGGGAAATAATGGAATCCTGGGCTTCCCCGGACGCCCGAGCCTGAACCGCGCTATGCTTGACGACCTCTACCACTTCACGGAACCGTTCAATATTTCTAGCTGATGAATCCTGAATGGAAATGACATGCTCTTCCACTTCTTTTGTTGCTGACATGGTTTTTTCGGCCAACTTGCGGACCTCATCAGCCACAACAGCAAATCCCCGACCAGCTTCTCCGGCACGGGCAGCCTCAATGGCGGCGTTCAATGCCAACAGATTTGTCTGGTCTGCTATTTCATTGATGACATCCATAACCTGTCCGATTGACTCAACCTGTACACCCAGCTTAGCCAGTCCCTCACTGATCTTGTCAGTAAATCCGTTTACATCTTCAATAGAGGTGACAGCATCCTTAACCAAGCCAGCCCCCTCAACAGCCTTGTCACGAGCTTCGGACGCCCGCCCAGTGGCTTGAGACGCGTTTTTGCTCACTTCGCAGACGACCATATTCATCTGCTCCATTGCAACGGCGGTTTCCATGATACGCTCATGCTGATTATGCGATCCGTCACGTATCTGTACAAGCATGGTCGCAACTTTTTCAGTGGCTAAACCCACACGGTCAGCAATGCCTTCCGCCTGCCTCCCGGTCTCTGACATGCAGTCCCAGAGCGAACGAACCCGCCGCTCCTGTTCCTGGGTTGCCAACATGGCTTTCCTTGCGGCTTCGGCCTGTGCCAGTGCTTCTTCTTCCTTGAGACGCACCGCTTCCAGTTGATCCCGCAGCATAGCCACCATGCGCATCAGATCATTGCACAGGTTACCAAATTCATGGTTGAACTTCCCCTCAGGCTGAGCCTCCAGATTACCGTCGGCAACATCTCGCGAATACTTCTGCAACGCAGCAAGCGGGCGGGTGATGGAAAACAACGTCCAAAGAATACATAAGACTATCAACACACAGGCTCCAACCGCCATGCTGACCACGACAAGGTCGACATAACTGGCTACCTGCGCACTCTTCTCCATATAATGATCGCGGATGTCCCTCAGGACCGGCTCCAGTGACCGGGCTGACTGAATCAATGAAGCAGAAGCCTTGTCGGCGGAGTCAAGACTATGTCGATATCCATCGAAAGCCGACAGATAGATGTTGAGCTTCTCATTGAAAACGGCCCGCTCCTGCGGGTTGAACAATTGTGAAACTGCCACGGTTTCCTTCATGTCTTCAATCCAACCGTTCATTCTTTCAATGTATATCTCCTCGCGTCGCATAATATAGTTCTTCTCCTGCCTTCGAATCTGTAAAAGCAAAATGGTCATGTCTTGACTTTTAATTTCCTTGAATATCCCCTCAAGCCCCCTGGCAGACATGACGAACTTATTCCGCCAACCTGTATCAATAGTCAGACCTATCTCGATTTCAGCAGTGGCGAGCGCTTGAAAGCTCGTATTGTATGCAGCAAGGAGTCCGAGCGCCTTATCACCTGCCGATTGCATTTCTGAATCAGCTTCAACAATGGATTGCAGAATTAAACGCGCCTCATCGACGTGTCTGGTAACCTTTTCGACATATTCAGTTTCCTTGCGCAATTGAAAATTTTTCTCCTGCCGACGCGACTGCAACAGTTCTCCATAGGCATTTCGTGCCTGTTTCATGAGCATTGCGTAATGATCGGATATATTTCTTCCAATTTTGGTTACGCCAAATACCAGCGCAAAGCAGACAACGCAGACCAGAAGCACCAGAACAAGCTTGTTTCTCACCGACATGTGTTTCCTCCATGCAATTTTAATCGCGCCCTCTAAGCGAGAGGGTCAAAGAAAAGCAATCGGCATGCCAGTAGCACGAACAAGATAAACATTTGGATTTTATAGATATATGCTGAGTGGCGACATCAAAAATAATCGCATATGAAGCACAAAACACGCAATGTGATCACGCAATAAACACGCAAAAGCTTAAAATTTTTGACTTTATTTTATTGCATGAAAAAAAGATACAAACGTCCTTCTACCTGTCGTCAAACAATAAAAAAAAACCCTTACGAACAAATATTCGTAAGGGCTTGATATCGCGTGGTGCTCGGGGACAGAATTGAACTGCCGACACGGGGATTTTCAGTCCCCTGCTCTACCGACTGAGCTACCCGAGCACGCTGTCGAGAAATGGGATTTACCGAAATGGAGGCCGGTTGGCAACCTCTTTTTTCGGTATAAGCCGTTTTTTTTTATTCTTCGTCTTCCAGAGGAGCGCCCATTTCGAGGATTCTGGCGGCGTAACCGGAGCGCAGGGCTTCCAGATAATCCGTATCCAAGGGGCCTTTCCAGGTAGTAATTTCCTTGAACCGCTTAGGAATCTTGACCTTGTCAGGACGATAGCCCATCTGGAGTCTGAGACGCCAGCGGAGACGTTGCACCCGGTCACCGATTTCAGAGACGCTGCCATGCAACTCTCCGTAACCGACGGATTCCATGGCCTCGGCCAAAAGTTCATCCTTGTACACGCCTCGCGAGAACAGGCAGCCGACCATGCAGTTGAGCACGATGCGTTCACGACCATCGTTCACAAGAAAGTCGAGAGCTGCGTTCACGTCCTGATCTTCATGTTTCTGATCCCACGAATACCCGCCCGAATCCAGATGCGCATGACGGAATCCGAGAGCCTCGGACACAAAGAAGACTTCACCCGTGGCATATCCGGCCATCTCTTGGCCCAGCACACAGGCAAAATCCTCGCCACCGTAGACTTTCGCGCATTTTAACGTACCGGAGGCAAGCAGCCTATAAAACTCATTCGTAGGCCGCCCCAGCAGCTCCACAGCCTGCATGTACGTGTCTGTATCGCCCCAAGCCAGTTTAACAACTGTCTCTTCTTCACTAATGACGCCCTTTTCGAGAGCCTCGGTGGCCCAGGCCAGGGCCACGCCAGTGGACATGCAATCCAGCCCTTCCTTTTCGATGACATCCAGGATGCGCAGGACATCACTGGCATTTGTCACCTCCAACATACCGCCACAGGCGAATATGGGCTCATAGTCATACCCCACCTGCCGGTAAAGATATTGGTTGTTGGTCTGGAATTGTTCGCGGACGAAGCCCACATGAATACAGCCGACCGGGCACCCGGCACAGGCCGCATTGCGAAGCAGCGTGTCATCAGCAAACGTTTCACCCGAGATGTTCGTGGCCTCTGGACTGGTAGTCTGCTGAAGGTTCTTCCACGGCAGGCTTTTGAGCTCATTGAGCGGATTGATGTTCACCGCCGTTCCGAGTCCGTGATATTTAGCCATCATTTCGGTGGTGGTCAGTTGCTCGTAAATATGCCTGTAGAGCTTGGGATACTGCTTGCCTTCAGGCAGTGCAAATCCACGGTCACCGAGAATGCAGATCGCCTTCAGGTTTTTCACGCCCATGGCAGTGCCGCCGCCCATGCGCCCGAAATGGCGATAGGTGTCTACGTTGATACAGGCATAAGCCGACAGATTTTCGCCAGCCGGACCAATACGCAGAATCGACCTGCGGCCCGAGCCGGGGAAGATCTTTCTGAGCACACGTCCTGTGGCAATAGCATCAAAACCGCGCATGTATTCCACGTCGCGAGTTTCAACTCGGCGGGAACCGACGCACAAGGCGGTCAGTCGCGTCGCCTTACCCGTTATGACAAGCGCATCGAGATCAGCGAACCGAAGCGACAGCGCGGATTTTCCGCCAGCGTAACTCTCGGTGTACTCATTATGATATGGAGAACGAAACGCGCAACACGTCTTGCTCATGAGCGGGAAATATCCTGTCAGCGGCCCGATGGCGAAAATCACGGGCTGTTCCGGGTCGTCCCAATCGCGATCCACATGGCCGAACTCTTCAAACAACTTTGCCGCCAGCCCCGTGCCGCCCAGATACACGCCCCGTCCGGGACGCTCGATGATATTTGTCTTGCCCGTGGTCAGGTTGACCATCATGACGCGGAAGAAGTCTCTAATCATCATGTCCTCCTTCTTCCTTTTCCTTCATAGGCAGTTCCACCATTTCAAGACAGTCGTGCGGACAGAACGACACGCATTGACCGCAATGAATGCACACATACGGGTTCACTTCGTGATCCAAGAAAATTGCATCCACGGGACAGGCCTTGGCACATTCCCCACAACGGATGCACAGCTTCTTCTTCTGAATAATACCACCGTCCCGGCGCTGGGACAGTGACCCTGTAGGACACGCCTCAGCACATGGAGCAGGACTGCAGGCCAGACAAACTCGAGCCTCGAAGCCGGTGGACAAGCCGCCCGACGACGAAATGCGAATTCCCGCCTTATTCCAGGAAAGAAACTTGTGGACCTGCCTTGCGCAGGCCAACGAACACGAATGGCAGCCGATACACCGCTCCATCCGTACAGCTCTAAGCGCTTTCATAAAAAATTCCTCCGACCACTGAGAAAAGAGGGAAAAACACCCTGCGAAAGGGGGCATCTCTCCCTCTTTCCTCAGACAGTCAACTCTCTCTCCATTTCCCTTGTTGTGGGGCTGTTCCATGATCTGCACCACCGACGCAGGGCGCATGGAGAAAGTTATTTATCTGTATGTTCCAAGATATCCTGTTTGAGCGCCCACAGGATATGATTTTCAATCCGGGCAACATCCATGTGCGGCGCGACTTCGGAAGCCTTGCGTATCAGGGTGTGCGTGTCAACCGGCTTCCTTCCGAAAAAAACGAGTTTTTTGACGACCTCCAGATCTATGGACATGTCGAGACCGACATAGAGGTTGGGAAAATCCAGGCCCCGATAGAAGGCTTCGCCGGTGCGCCCCGCTTTGAGCACGGTGTCATCACACAGGACATCGCTGGTATAATGACCGAATATTCGCCCGAATTCCGGGGCAAGAGGATGTGCAACATCCCGAAGCGGCTCGGCATCCACGGGTTCAGTCCACAGAAAATCCCACAGCTCGACGTACTGCCGGATAATAACAGGCCATGAAAATTCCTTTTCCACCCGCTTTCGGCCTGCTGTGCCCATAGTCTGCCGCAGTTCCGGGGAGTCGATGAGCAGTTTCAGGGAGTCTGACAATGTCGGGATATCGACGGCCGTACGCTGGGAAAGACGCAGATGGTACTCGCTGTCAAAGGTCAGTGGAGCTTCAATGTCTACATCCGAAGTATTGCCTGCCCCTGTGGTTCTCACGAGCAAGCCGGTTTTCCCGTGCTCCACGATATCCTTATACCCATCATAGTCGGAAGCCACCACGGGCAGCCCAAAGGCACCCGCTTCCGCCAGAGTGATACCGAACGTTTCCTGAGGGTTGTCTGCAATGGAGACAAATATGTCCGCCGACCTGAAAAGTTCCAGCTTCTCTTTTTCATTCGGACGCAAGTGCATATGGAGCGCAATGCCTGCATTGGCAGCAAGATTGGTCAAGGTGGTACGGACGTTGTCATCTTCATCCGCCCAGCCTGCCAGAACTATCTCCACCCCGCCGGGTTCCATGCCGTCCTGCACCAGACGGTGCACTGCACGGATAAGCGGGACCACGTCCATTTTTGAATGATGAGAGATACGCCCGAAGACCAACAGCCTGACCGGGCCGCCCCCCTGTTTCGATCCCGGGGTCAAAACAGACGAATCCACAGCCAGGGGAATACGGGAGAGCAGAGGGGCCGGATGACTGGTCTCGGTCAGGCCGAATCCCTCCCGCAACCATTCAAAATACTGCCCCACCACCTGCTTTCCGGCTCTTGACGTACACACGATGCTGTCACGCAGGGTCGTGCCGGGCCACAAATGCTTGATAAAGGCGGTTCCATAATTCACGTAACTCAAAGAGTGGGTCAAACCGGTTATCGGGAAAATGTGCTCACTGTATCGGTTGCGCATCCGGGTCATGAACGGCTGACTCGTAATGCAGTCCGACAGATGAAAACAGTGATACTGCGTCTGTGCCAGCATCACCGGTAGTTCCTGTCGAAGCATGAGCCTGATTCGTCCCTTCTCCATGAATTCTGGGGCCGCCTCCTGTAAGGCCTTCCCCACAGCAGCCCTCTCCTTCCGCCCAGAAAGGAAAAAGTGGTATTCGTCAAAAGGATCCGAACCCAGCAACGCTCGCATAAAGGTCACGTTGGCAACCATCCGGCCCAGAACAGGACCTGCCTCGAAAAAGGGGTCAAGGGTACCCCATATGCGCTGTTTTTTCGCCATACTCTGGTCAAAACCGTTCCCCGCGGTTTTGTCAATGGAATGTCGGAAAACCACAGGCATTTTTTTCCTCCCTGCCACGAACACAACAGAACACTCCATTCATTTTTCACTCACAATTCCAATCAGTTGTTAGCATTATAGACGATTGATTCCTATAACTGCACACAATTATCAACACTTGGCCCCGATTTTGCTCAACTCTCCATGCGAGTGAAATACTCGTCAATGTTTTGACGATCAAGGAGAAGTGGAGATATGCCAAGACAAGCCATAAAACGAGGCCGACGGCCGGAGCTCATGTGGGGGCTCGGACTTGACGACATGCTCATGCAGCAGATCGAAGAAGGAGTCGGGCCTGGCTTTCATATTCGGAATTTCCCAACCGACTCTCTCCCGCTGGGGAAAGACCTTTCTCATGCAGAAAAGCCCTCTGCGGCCTGGATCCCCTGGTCGGTCTGGAATGGTTTCCCCGAACACCGCAAAGCGGAGTACCGCGATCAGGATTCAACACAGCGTATTCTGATTCAGAGCGGTGAGGAAAAACCTCTGGAAATGGATCAGGTTCTGGCCGAAGGATTCCTTACTGTAATTCGCACTCCCCTCACCCGACCCAAGATTCAGGATGTCATGTTCCGCGCCAAGGAAGTAACGTCCATGTATTCTGATATATATCGGATGACGGAAGAGATTCTTCTCGAACGTGAACTTCTGGCGCGCAAGACTGACCAGCTCATGTTTCTGAACAAGGTGCTCGCCTCGGCAACCGAAAGTCTGGATGCCTCCACCATCCTCACCAATGCCAAGGACACCCTCAGCCTCGTCTTGCCTATCAAGATGCTGCATGCCGCCTTCTGGAACCATCAGCAGGAATCCGAAGTGGCTGACGTTGAAATTTTCCTCAACGGTAAAATGCCGCCCGAAACAGAATCCATCTGGGTTGAAAATATCATGGCATCTGCCAATTTCATGGGAAGCGGTCCGGTTAACGGATTCAACATCCTGCATACCGATTCCGCCCGGCGGCCGGAGTATTCACTGGCTCCCGACGAGGGAAAACTCGTCACCATGCCGCTCACGGCCGGACATGAGACCTTTGGCTGTCTCGCTCTGCTCTGCGAACCGGGCTACCGGCTCGGCAAGGATCAGGTGGAAACATTCCGCTCCGCTGTCAACCACATCGGCCTGGCCCTGCGCAACGCCCTGACGTTCAAGGAAGTCAAACTTCGCGCCGACCGCGACGGCCTGACCCGCGTATACAACCGCCATTCCTTCGAAGAACGGCTGATATACGAAATCAAGCGTCGTCGCCGCTACAATCACGACCTTTCCCTGCTCATGGTGGACCTCGACCACTTCAAACAGGTCAACGACACATACGGCCACAAAGCCGGAGACATGGTGCTCCAGAAAATTGGCGAAATCCTGACCACGACCTTTCGTACCACTGACCTCGCAGCCCGATACGGCGGCGAAGAATTCGTGGTACTCCTGCCGCACACCACAGAAGAAGCGGCATGGAAGCTGGCGGAACGCGTCCGTTCCACTATCGAGGACTGCAACTTCCATTTCGACAATCAGGACTTCACCATTACCGCGTCCATCGGCGTGGCATCCGTGGAAGGCGGTGCATTGACCACCAATGATGACCTCATCATCAAGGCGGACAAGGCGCTCTATCAGGCCAAAAACAACGGCCGGAACATGGTCGTCGTCTCAGGCCAGAAGCCCGTCAACCGCAACCGGTCAGCAATGCAGTAAACAAGACACATCAAGAAAAGCCCCTGCTCGACGCATATCGAGCAGGGGCTTTTTTTATGTCTCCACCCCCTCCCCCTCCTCGTTTTCCTCAACTTTTCGTGTTGGTTTGCGAGGGCTGAGAGTGAATTTGAACGCGGTTGTTTTAAAAAAACTGTCAAGGTGTTTTTTTATACCTATCAAATGATTTGAATAGACATTCATTCACATTTCCCGGTTTTGCGAAAAACCGGGGTTAGCCTCCTGGAAAACATCTTACAGGAGGATTTCTATTATGGGTGGATCTGCAGTCTTAATCTCAACCGTCCTTGGTACTGTAGCGGGAATGACGCGACGAAAACCGAACTCATCCGGCGACATGGAACAGGAACGCAGGGCTCGTGAAGAGCAGCAGCGCACAAAGGAGGCGGACGCCCGCCGAAGGAACAGGGAGAAGGTTCAGGAGGCCAGGAATCTGGAAAAGAAGCGCAACGCAAAAACCCTCTCGAAGAGTGCGGCCTCTCTGGTTGAAGAGGACGCTCCCAATCCAATGGGACTCAAAAACAAGCTGGGAGAATAACATGGACACAATCGAACGTGCCCGTTCCCTGCTCACCCGATTCAGCGGATTGGAAGAAGCGCGCCAGCCATGGGTCAGCTCCTGGCAGGAACTGACCGAATACATGCTGCCCCGCAAGAACAGTTTTACCACCATCGGTGTATCCAACTCGTTTCGCGGACAGACCGGCGATGAACGCATCTTCGACTCCACGCCGATGCACGCGTTGGAGCTGCTGGCCTCATCACTGGGGGGACTGCTCACCAACCCTTCCATGCCGTGGTTCGATATCTCGGTCAGAGACCGGCAACTCGGTGACAGTACAGACGTACGCACCTTCCTGCAGGAAGCCCGCGAACGAATGGTTACCGTGTTCAACGCCGAAGACTCCGGGTTCCAGACCCATGTCCATGAACTCTATCTGGATATAGCCCTGCTCGGCACGGCGGTCATGTATGTGGAAGCGGACAACGAAACGCTTGTCCGCTTCTCCACCCGTCCGCTGGGCGAAGTGTATGTGGCGGAATCCGTTCGGGGCCAGGTGGACACCGTGTACCGCAAGTACGAGATATCAGCCCGTCAGGCCATCCAGGAATGGGGGGTGAACTGCTCGGAAGAAACCAAACGCAACGCCGAAGACAAGCCCGACGAGAAGGTGGAAATCCTGCACGCCGTTTACCCCCGTTCTGATCGGAATCCACGAGGTCTGGGGGTTATGAACTTCCCCTATGCCAGCGTGTATATGGAAACCAGGAATAACCACATTGTGGAAGAAACCGGCTATCTAGAAATGCCGTATATGGTTCCGCGCTGGGCCAAAGCCACCGGCGAGACCTATGGCCGTGGACCGGGGCAGACCGCCCTGTCCGATACCCGCGTGCTCAACGCCATGGCTCGCACCGCACTCATGGCTGCTGAAAAGATGTCTGATCCGCCACTCATGGTACCCGACGATGGCTTTCTCGGCCCTGTTCGCTCCGGTCCGGGAGGACTGTCCTATTATCGAGCAGGATCATCAGACCGTATCGAAGCTCTTCCCGTGCATGTGGACCTCGGAGCCACGGAAGAGATGATGCGGCAGCGGCGCGAATCCATCCGCCGCATCTTCCTCGGCGACCAGATAGCTCCGGAAGGACCAGCGATCACTGCCACCGAAGCAGTCATCCGCCAATCCGAGAAAATGCGTGTCCTCGGCCCTGTCCTTGGCAGATTGCAAACCGAGTTCCTCAGCCCACTCATCAAGCGCGTGTTCCGCATCATGCTCCGCAGCGGAGGCCTGCCAGCCTTCCCAAAAGGGCTGACACCCGATGATCTGGACGTGCGCTACACCTCACCCGTTGCACGTGCCCAGAAGCAATACGAAGCGCAAGGGTTGTCCCAGACCATGGAATACCTCGGCCCACTGGTGGGGGGCGCAGACGCCTTCGGCATCATGGACAACTTCGATACCGATCGCATGGCCCGACACGTCGCCGAGCTGTTCGACACGCCGTCGGACTACCTGAAACCCGAAAAGGACGTGGCCGCCGCCCGAGAAAGCAAAAGCAAGGCGGCAGGCAGCGCGCAAACCACGGCAACAGTCGCCAGCATGGCAACCATCGCCAAGACCCTGTCCGAAGCCTACACGGATCGACCCAACGTTCTCACCGATTTATGGGGAATGCTCGCCGGAGCGCTCGGTGTTGTCGGTCCGCCGCCAGAACACATGATTCCCGACCCCGCCCGGCCTGACGATATGCCGCCGGACGAGGCGTTAATTCTGCAACAGATGGAAACGAACGAGGAGGCGCCCCATGCCTGACATCTCTCCTCTGGAACTGCACCGGGCCTACAAACGACTCTTTGAATCGGCAGACGGCGCAACCGTCATGGATGATCTGGAAAAACGCGGGAACTTCATGCGTTCCACCTTTTCCACCGATGCAGGGCGTACGCACTTCAATGAAGGCCGCAGGTCACTTGTTCTGCACATCAAACACATGCTCAATGAAAACAACTTCATCAATAAGGAAAACAAACGATGACACCGAATACTGACAAGAAATGGCAGATGACCCTTCCCGAAGACTGGACCGTCAGACAGGCGGACGAAAACGGTATGGAAACGGAAATGCTGTTGCGAGACCATCCGGTTCTCGCCAAATATGCCAGCAAGGACGAGGCTGTGAAGGCTCTTGTTCATGCTCAGC
The genomic region above belongs to uncultured Pseudodesulfovibrio sp. and contains:
- a CDS encoding methyl-accepting chemotaxis protein, which gives rise to MLNNLKLGIKLSFGFGLVLLLTALVALIGINGMQNIQDRVDKADDVNRLVRFILESRIQEKNFMLRHQPEAVKNHAEILQKLVAQTRITNDKFNQQLNKDQMANVAKAVNEYQQAFATYMQLEENNQAAMKSMNDAAQIALHETDELRTEQQKQLAQLMASGSAELDIIEDKLLKADDANTMIKWFLDARMSEKDFIATHSEAHLEKNNENLKKILELAQNLKTRFRNPTNLGQIDTVEKALITYRGELDNLITYQKEQNVAEGTMLTTARKADEICRAARADQKTKMIKDIGSANITSSITAAAALILGILAAFFLTKAITKPIAMGVSFAKDMSTGDFTKTLDINQKDEVGMLAKALNDMITQLRSVVAEVEMATSNVAAGSEELSASSESLSQGATEQAASIEEVSSSMEQMASNISQNAENATETEALATKAASDAKRTGSAVNQTVEAMKSIAEKISIIEEIARQTNLLALNAAIEAARAGEHGKGFAVVAAEVRKLAERSGSAAAEISELSSSSVQIADKAGEMLQSLVPDIEKTASLVQEISASSNEQNAGAIQINQAISQLDMVIQQNASASEEMASTSEELSAQGQTLQATMSFFKVAEPTQYTSSHSANRISRPSAILPLPSRNMGKTMPESNGRVMTRDFDKDYERF
- a CDS encoding HAMP domain-containing methyl-accepting chemotaxis protein, with the translated sequence MSVRNKLVLVLLVCVVCFALVFGVTKIGRNISDHYAMLMKQARNAYGELLQSRRQEKNFQLRKETEYVEKVTRHVDEARLILQSIVEADSEMQSAGDKALGLLAAYNTSFQALATAEIEIGLTIDTGWRNKFVMSARGLEGIFKEIKSQDMTILLLQIRRQEKNYIMRREEIYIERMNGWIEDMKETVAVSQLFNPQERAVFNEKLNIYLSAFDGYRHSLDSADKASASLIQSARSLEPVLRDIRDHYMEKSAQVASYVDLVVVSMAVGACVLIVLCILWTLFSITRPLAALQKYSRDVADGNLEAQPEGKFNHEFGNLCNDLMRMVAMLRDQLEAVRLKEEEALAQAEAARKAMLATQEQERRVRSLWDCMSETGRQAEGIADRVGLATEKVATMLVQIRDGSHNQHERIMETAVAMEQMNMVVCEVSKNASQATGRASEARDKAVEGAGLVKDAVTSIEDVNGFTDKISEGLAKLGVQVESIGQVMDVINEIADQTNLLALNAAIEAARAGEAGRGFAVVADEVRKLAEKTMSATKEVEEHVISIQDSSARNIERFREVVEVVKHSAVQARASGEAQDSIISLVEQNVLNVESIASASEEQSVASEQISKATEEVREIAKSFTEGVEHAHSAVVDLVELSEELRLGMQEMLSGGDIVDGDAGDSSGVPSVQPEQTTARQISVS
- a CDS encoding 4Fe-4S binding protein gives rise to the protein MKALRAVRMERCIGCHSCSLACARQVHKFLSWNKAGIRISSSGGLSTGFEARVCLACSPAPCAEACPTGSLSQRRDGGIIQKKKLCIRCGECAKACPVDAIFLDHEVNPYVCIHCGQCVSFCPHDCLEMVELPMKEKEEGGHDD
- a CDS encoding aldehyde ferredoxin oxidoreductase C-terminal domain-containing protein, translated to MIRDFFRVMMVNLTTGKTNIIERPGRGVYLGGTGLAAKLFEEFGHVDRDWDDPEQPVIFAIGPLTGYFPLMSKTCCAFRSPYHNEYTESYAGGKSALSLRFADLDALVITGKATRLTALCVGSRRVETRDVEYMRGFDAIATGRVLRKIFPGSGRRSILRIGPAGENLSAYACINVDTYRHFGRMGGGTAMGVKNLKAICILGDRGFALPEGKQYPKLYRHIYEQLTTTEMMAKYHGLGTAVNINPLNELKSLPWKNLQQTTSPEATNISGETFADDTLLRNAACAGCPVGCIHVGFVREQFQTNNQYLYRQVGYDYEPIFACGGMLEVTNASDVLRILDVIEKEGLDCMSTGVALAWATEALEKGVISEEETVVKLAWGDTDTYMQAVELLGRPTNEFYRLLASGTLKCAKVYGGEDFACVLGQEMAGYATGEVFFVSEALGFRHAHLDSGGYSWDQKHEDQDVNAALDFLVNDGRERIVLNCMVGCLFSRGVYKDELLAEAMESVGYGELHGSVSEIGDRVQRLRWRLRLQMGYRPDKVKIPKRFKEITTWKGPLDTDYLEALRSGYAARILEMGAPLEDEE